In a genomic window of Aggregatimonas sangjinii:
- a CDS encoding peptidylprolyl isomerase — MAILENIRKRTTVLILIIGLALFAFVISGVFTADGLSGQKVGSTVAEINGEEIPIDAFRQKVDNQQRNSAPGTSTMQVVNQVYDQEVKNAILGQQFEDLGVNIEEDQIINFLKTTGYAQSPEFQNSNGVFDENVFRNAVASWKASEPLRYDSWLQTEKAIIQAAKEQTYYNLIKAGVGATLKEGELDYRLANEKMDIKYVRVPYTSIPDSTVTVTKEEIAAYIDAHKDEYEQEEARDIQFVYFEEKPSETDVKAVEDEIAKLLDDTVEYNSNTSQNDTISGFRNATDIAAFIDRHSDIKFDTIYKPKNQLSPLYADTLMTLQPGEMYGPYRDGDYFKVSKMVARKPNGSVKASHILLGYEGAQSANPDVKRTKEEAEARAKELLRTAKKGDTTFIELARKHSDGPSAANGGDLGYFQEGAMVPTFNDFAFGNPKDAVGMVETDFGFHVIKIDDKQDIVQIATLAREVETSEETSNKLFTDATNFELQSIETETPFSDFAKEKEYTIRPVNKIKAMDENLPGLSAQRNIVQWAFNPETELGEIKRFNINNGYAVAQLTGVYEKGVMGVEDASASVLPKIRKERKAAQIIGANQGKSLEDFAKDNNVSVSNASALTVKSPTIPGAGSEPAVVGTAFAMNEGDTSGLIEGSTGVFMLTVTKKEAPVPLENYSTYANAIKTANVGKVNTAVYQALKENATIEDKRKTFY; from the coding sequence ATGGCAATTTTAGAGAATATTAGAAAGCGCACCACCGTATTGATTTTGATTATCGGCTTGGCGCTTTTCGCATTCGTAATTTCAGGCGTTTTCACTGCCGATGGGCTTTCGGGACAAAAGGTGGGGTCGACGGTGGCAGAGATCAACGGCGAGGAAATTCCGATCGATGCATTTCGCCAAAAAGTCGATAACCAACAGCGTAATTCCGCTCCAGGCACCTCTACCATGCAGGTCGTGAACCAAGTGTACGACCAAGAAGTCAAAAATGCCATTTTAGGACAGCAGTTCGAAGATCTTGGTGTGAATATCGAAGAGGATCAGATCATCAATTTTCTGAAAACTACCGGATATGCCCAAAGCCCTGAATTTCAAAATTCGAATGGTGTTTTTGATGAAAACGTTTTCCGTAATGCCGTAGCCTCATGGAAGGCTAGCGAACCGCTGCGTTATGACAGTTGGTTACAGACCGAAAAAGCCATTATTCAAGCGGCCAAAGAGCAGACTTATTACAATTTGATCAAAGCTGGTGTTGGCGCCACGCTCAAGGAAGGGGAATTGGATTACCGCTTGGCGAACGAGAAGATGGATATTAAATATGTGCGTGTGCCCTATACCTCTATTCCGGATAGTACCGTTACCGTTACCAAGGAAGAGATTGCAGCCTACATCGACGCCCATAAAGACGAATACGAACAGGAAGAGGCCAGGGACATTCAGTTCGTCTATTTTGAAGAGAAGCCATCTGAGACCGATGTAAAAGCCGTAGAGGACGAGATTGCCAAATTATTGGATGATACCGTCGAGTACAATTCGAACACAAGTCAAAACGATACGATCAGCGGATTTAGAAATGCTACGGATATCGCAGCATTCATCGATAGACATTCCGATATTAAATTCGATACCATCTACAAGCCCAAAAATCAACTGTCTCCGCTTTATGCCGATACCTTAATGACCTTACAACCTGGTGAAATGTACGGACCGTATCGCGATGGCGATTACTTTAAGGTTTCGAAAATGGTGGCGCGAAAGCCCAATGGCTCCGTAAAGGCGAGTCATATCTTGTTAGGTTATGAAGGTGCACAAAGTGCAAATCCAGATGTAAAACGAACGAAGGAAGAGGCCGAGGCAAGAGCCAAGGAACTTTTAAGAACCGCGAAAAAAGGGGATACTACCTTTATCGAGCTGGCAAGGAAACATTCCGATGGACCTTCTGCTGCTAACGGAGGGGATTTAGGGTATTTTCAGGAAGGTGCGATGGTACCTACTTTCAATGATTTCGCATTCGGAAACCCAAAGGACGCCGTAGGAATGGTCGAGACCGATTTTGGGTTTCATGTTATCAAGATAGACGACAAGCAGGACATCGTTCAAATCGCCACTTTGGCAAGAGAGGTTGAGACCTCGGAAGAAACGAGCAATAAACTGTTTACCGATGCTACGAACTTCGAGCTTCAATCCATTGAAACCGAAACGCCGTTTTCCGACTTCGCAAAAGAGAAGGAGTACACCATTCGTCCCGTGAACAAAATCAAGGCCATGGACGAAAATCTCCCGGGCCTATCCGCACAACGTAATATTGTACAATGGGCATTTAACCCAGAAACCGAATTAGGCGAAATCAAGCGTTTTAACATCAATAATGGCTATGCGGTAGCTCAGTTGACCGGTGTATATGAAAAGGGCGTTATGGGTGTTGAGGATGCCTCGGCCAGCGTGCTTCCTAAAATCAGAAAAGAGCGTAAGGCTGCGCAGATCATCGGGGCGAATCAAGGCAAGTCTTTGGAAGATTTTGCAAAGGATAATAATGTTTCCGTTTCCAACGCCTCGGCACTTACCGTTAAATCTCCAACGATTCCAGGTGCCGGTAGCGAGCCTGCTGTCGTAGGTACGGCTTTCGCTATGAACGAAGGAGATACTTCGGGCTTGATCGAAGGGTCTACAGGTGTGTTTATGTTGACTGTGACCAAAAAGGAGGCTCCCGTACCTTTGGAGAACTACAGTACCTATGCCAACGCAATTAAAACAGCCAACGTCGGAAAAGTAAATACCGCTGTTTATCAAGCGCTAAAAGAAAATGCGACTATCGAGGATAAAAGAAAAACCTTTTACTAG
- a CDS encoding GYDIA family GHMP kinase, with product MKSKELYSNGKLLLTAEYAILDGAYGLALPTTYGQSLTVTEQSKSRVNWRSFDHAGSVWFEADFDLNTFRSTGSSSTQKADATAGTLGKILFEAQKLNPSFLNDGKGYRVETHLDFPQDWGLGSSSTLINNIAQWAQIDAYSLLWNSFSGSGYDIACAKHDAPILYRLKNDRPEVKEVVFDPPFKNELYFIHLNQKQNSREGIARYRSRNFVKTELVKTVSDLTIALLSCTEMAEFENLMTRHELLIGKTLDLPMVKERLFPDFPGAIKSLGAWGGDFVLAAGNSDTPNYFKKKGYDDVVPYSKMIL from the coding sequence ATGAAGTCAAAAGAGCTCTATAGCAACGGCAAACTCTTGCTCACTGCCGAATATGCCATTCTGGATGGTGCCTATGGCCTTGCCCTACCAACGACCTACGGGCAATCGTTGACTGTTACGGAGCAGTCAAAATCAAGAGTAAACTGGAGGAGTTTTGATCACGCTGGCAGCGTATGGTTTGAAGCTGATTTTGATTTGAACACGTTTCGATCAACGGGGAGTTCTTCAACTCAAAAAGCAGATGCTACGGCGGGAACCTTGGGTAAAATTCTTTTCGAAGCGCAAAAACTGAACCCATCATTTTTGAATGACGGAAAAGGCTATCGCGTAGAAACACATTTGGATTTCCCACAAGACTGGGGCCTTGGCTCCTCCTCTACCCTTATCAATAATATCGCACAATGGGCACAAATTGACGCGTATTCACTGTTATGGAATTCCTTTTCCGGAAGTGGCTACGATATTGCTTGCGCAAAACACGACGCACCTATTCTATACCGATTGAAAAACGACCGACCAGAAGTCAAGGAAGTTGTTTTCGATCCTCCGTTTAAAAACGAACTATACTTTATCCATTTAAATCAAAAACAGAACAGCAGAGAAGGCATTGCACGCTATCGTAGCCGCAATTTCGTGAAAACCGAGTTGGTAAAAACCGTTTCCGATCTTACCATAGCCTTGCTGTCCTGTACGGAGATGGCTGAATTTGAAAACCTCATGACGCGACATGAGCTATTGATCGGCAAAACTTTGGATCTTCCGATGGTGAAGGAACGATTATTCCCTGATTTTCCTGGGGCGATCAAAAGCCTAGGTGCCTGGGGCGGGGACTTCGTACTGGCGGCCGGGAATTCAGATACGCCAAACTACTTTAAAAAGAAAGGGTACGACGATGTCGTACCCTATTCCAAAATGATCTTATAA
- a CDS encoding DUF5615 family PIN-like protein — MKLLFDQNISFRLIKKIARDFLEFNTLYGSPPKIIWLRTGNLTTKHLAELIIHRRKLIRAFLEDSSREILQTHIEE, encoded by the coding sequence TTGAAATTATTGTTCGATCAAAATATCTCTTTCCGGCTTATTAAGAAAATAGCTCGCGATTTTTTAGAGTTCAATACGCTTTACGGAAGCCCGCCAAAAATTATTTGGCTGCGTACCGGTAATTTGACCACGAAGCACCTTGCTGAGCTGATTATTCATCGACGTAAATTGATTCGAGCTTTCCTTGAGGATTCATCAAGAGAGATTTTACAGACCCATATTGAGGAATGA
- a CDS encoding DUF433 domain-containing protein: MNQIEKYIEINLEKRFGKPVIKGTRISVYDILNWMANGMDKEAIIKDFPVLNENQINACLTYAAMREFKINIAS; encoded by the coding sequence ATGAATCAGATAGAAAAATACATCGAAATCAATCTGGAAAAAAGATTCGGAAAACCTGTAATTAAAGGAACTCGCATATCTGTTTATGACATTTTGAACTGGATGGCCAACGGTATGGACAAAGAGGCGATAATCAAAGATTTTCCCGTACTGAACGAAAATCAAATCAATGCCTGTTTGACTTATGCGGCAATGCGGGAATTCAAAATAAATATTGCCTCTTGA
- a CDS encoding hydroxymethylglutaryl-CoA reductase, degradative translates to MSKSVQGFSKLTKDEKIEWVTTNFTQDPNAAKALLKSYWNSDSKLQRLHDEFIENTLTNHYLPFGVAPNFLINDQLYTIPMTIEESSVVAAASKAAKFWKDRGGFKTTILGTEKIGQVHFIFDGDSSKLWEFFTKIKPRLGEDASELTANMVKRGGGITNIELRDKTNDVQGYYQLHCTFETLDAMGANFINSCLEQFAKTLKNEAQHYTPFTEAERNIEVVMSILSNYVPNCLVRAEVSCPVSELKSSAVSPEEFAQKMVRAVQIAQAEPHRAVTHNKGIMNGIDAVVLATGNDFRAVEAGIHAYASKDGKYTSLTHARIENGQFYFWMEIPLALGTVGGLTSLHPLVKVALEILGKPSAPELMQIVAVAGLAQNFAALRSLVTTGIQEGHMKMHLLNILNQLGATEVEKKELTNYFKKNTVTHSSVVAAFENLRNN, encoded by the coding sequence ATGAGCAAGTCCGTTCAAGGATTTTCCAAGCTGACCAAAGACGAAAAAATAGAGTGGGTAACTACTAATTTCACCCAAGACCCGAATGCCGCCAAGGCGCTTCTCAAAAGCTATTGGAACTCCGATTCGAAGCTACAGCGCTTGCATGATGAATTTATCGAAAACACCCTTACCAACCATTATTTGCCCTTCGGAGTCGCCCCGAATTTTCTGATCAACGACCAACTGTATACGATACCTATGACCATCGAAGAAAGTTCGGTGGTCGCGGCGGCCAGTAAGGCTGCCAAATTCTGGAAAGATCGGGGCGGATTTAAAACAACCATTCTCGGCACCGAAAAAATAGGGCAAGTCCATTTTATTTTTGACGGGGATAGCAGTAAACTATGGGAATTTTTTACAAAGATCAAACCCCGGTTAGGAGAAGATGCTAGCGAACTTACCGCGAACATGGTCAAGCGTGGCGGTGGGATAACCAATATCGAGCTTAGGGACAAAACAAATGATGTGCAAGGGTACTACCAATTGCATTGTACCTTCGAGACTTTGGATGCCATGGGCGCCAATTTTATCAACTCCTGCTTAGAGCAGTTTGCCAAGACCTTAAAAAATGAGGCACAGCACTATACCCCTTTCACAGAGGCAGAGAGGAATATTGAGGTTGTCATGAGTATCCTCAGTAATTATGTGCCCAATTGCCTGGTACGGGCAGAAGTAAGCTGTCCGGTATCCGAGCTCAAAAGTAGTGCGGTCTCACCGGAGGAATTTGCTCAAAAGATGGTCCGTGCCGTTCAAATCGCACAAGCGGAGCCGCATCGAGCCGTAACGCACAACAAAGGAATCATGAACGGGATAGATGCCGTTGTGTTGGCCACGGGTAACGATTTTCGGGCCGTTGAGGCGGGAATTCATGCCTATGCTTCCAAAGATGGAAAATATACCAGCCTAACCCATGCGAGAATCGAAAATGGCCAATTTTACTTTTGGATGGAAATACCACTTGCCCTCGGCACTGTTGGTGGTCTCACGAGTCTGCACCCTTTGGTGAAAGTTGCCCTGGAAATTTTAGGAAAACCCTCGGCACCCGAATTGATGCAAATCGTCGCCGTGGCAGGTTTGGCGCAAAATTTTGCCGCTCTTCGCTCACTGGTCACTACCGGAATACAGGAAGGGCATATGAAAATGCACTTGTTGAATATTCTAAACCAACTGGGTGCAACGGAAGTCGAAAAAAAGGAGTTGACCAATTACTTCAAGAAAAACACCGTGACGCATAGTTCGGTGGTCGCTGCTTTTGAAAATTTACGTAATAATTAA
- a CDS encoding S9 family peptidase, which yields MRKTLLPLLCIVAFISFATAQKKQITVEEIYNGAFRTEGMDALRSLKNGKQYTILNRNRSDRTTAIDKYDYKTQKKVETVLSSADLEAIDNFESYAFNADETKILLATELEDIYRRSKLGVYYVYDIATKTLTKISDSKIQEPTLSPDGKQVAYASDNNLYLFDIQSKTAKPITTDGEKNKIINGITDWVYEEEFAFVRAYDWNSDGSKIAYLRFDETDVPQFSMDVFGTGLYPTEEEFKYPKAGEENATVSLHLYDVASGTSAEVDLGNAYYVPRIKWMNHPNYLSVQTLNRHQNHLKLLEVNAKDNSVSLLMEEKDDAYIDITDNLTFLADDSFIWTSENDGFNHIYLYDSDGNLMNQITKGEWEVTDYYGYDQKNDKVYYQSTENGSINRDVYSISSSGKNKKRLSEREGQNSADFSADFSNYINTFSSASTPFEYTLHSSSNGKKLKNITTNDALLDKLKGYEMSPKEFSTININGNDLHMYMIKPANFDPNKEYPLLMFQYSGPGSQQVSNRWMGANDYWHQMLASEGYVIACVDGRGTGFKGADFKKSTYMNLVKYETEDQIAAARKLSELPYIDEERTGIWGWSFGGHMSTNALLKGSDVFEMAIAVAPVTSWRFYDTIYTERFMRTPAENPSGYDDNSPFNYPEKLQGKYLLVHGSGDDNVHLQNTMRMVEALIQANKQFEWAIYPDKNHGIYGGNTRIHLFNKMTDFIHENLGKEVEGKTSITDQAGPIKG from the coding sequence ATGAGAAAGACACTGCTTCCCCTACTATGTATAGTCGCTTTTATTTCCTTTGCGACAGCGCAAAAAAAGCAAATTACGGTCGAGGAAATCTACAACGGAGCGTTCCGAACCGAAGGTATGGATGCTTTACGATCCTTAAAAAACGGGAAACAGTACACCATACTTAATCGCAATAGATCTGATCGCACCACTGCAATCGATAAATACGATTACAAAACGCAGAAAAAGGTCGAGACGGTGCTTTCGTCGGCCGATTTAGAGGCAATCGACAACTTTGAATCCTATGCGTTCAATGCCGATGAAACCAAGATTTTATTGGCCACGGAACTGGAGGATATCTACCGGCGTTCCAAACTGGGAGTCTATTATGTGTACGATATCGCTACAAAGACCTTGACCAAAATATCCGATTCCAAAATTCAGGAACCCACTTTATCACCTGATGGAAAACAGGTGGCCTATGCAAGCGATAATAATCTTTACCTATTCGATATACAATCGAAAACGGCAAAGCCGATAACCACCGATGGTGAAAAGAATAAGATCATCAATGGGATTACCGATTGGGTATATGAAGAGGAATTTGCCTTTGTAAGGGCATATGATTGGAATTCGGATGGTTCAAAAATCGCATATCTCCGGTTCGATGAAACCGATGTACCTCAATTTTCAATGGATGTCTTTGGCACCGGATTGTACCCGACGGAGGAGGAATTCAAGTACCCAAAGGCCGGGGAGGAAAACGCAACGGTAAGCCTTCATCTATATGATGTAGCTTCGGGAACGAGCGCCGAAGTCGATTTGGGGAATGCTTACTATGTACCTCGTATCAAATGGATGAACCATCCGAATTACCTGAGCGTACAAACTTTAAATAGGCACCAAAACCATCTGAAACTGCTGGAAGTAAACGCCAAAGACAATTCCGTTTCATTGCTCATGGAGGAGAAAGATGATGCCTATATTGACATAACGGACAACCTGACGTTTCTGGCCGACGATAGTTTTATCTGGACAAGCGAAAACGATGGCTTTAACCATATATACCTGTACGACAGCGATGGCAATTTGATGAATCAAATTACCAAGGGCGAATGGGAGGTGACCGACTACTACGGCTATGATCAGAAAAACGATAAGGTGTATTACCAATCTACGGAGAACGGATCTATAAATCGCGACGTGTATTCCATAAGCAGTAGTGGCAAGAACAAGAAAAGACTCTCGGAACGTGAAGGACAGAACTCCGCCGATTTTAGTGCCGATTTTTCGAATTATATCAATACGTTTTCCAGTGCAAGCACTCCATTCGAGTATACCTTGCACTCTTCTTCAAATGGTAAAAAACTCAAGAACATTACGACCAACGATGCGCTTCTCGACAAGTTAAAAGGGTATGAGATGAGTCCCAAAGAGTTTTCAACGATCAACATCAACGGGAACGATCTGCACATGTACATGATCAAACCCGCGAATTTCGACCCCAATAAGGAATATCCATTATTGATGTTCCAGTATAGTGGCCCAGGATCACAACAGGTGTCTAATCGTTGGATGGGTGCCAATGACTATTGGCATCAGATGTTGGCATCTGAAGGCTATGTGATTGCCTGTGTAGACGGCCGTGGTACGGGTTTTAAGGGAGCTGATTTTAAAAAGAGCACTTATATGAATTTGGTGAAGTATGAGACTGAAGACCAAATTGCTGCGGCTCGGAAATTAAGCGAACTACCTTATATAGATGAGGAAAGAACAGGTATTTGGGGCTGGAGCTTTGGGGGACATATGAGCACCAATGCGCTGTTGAAGGGTAGCGATGTTTTCGAGATGGCGATTGCCGTGGCTCCGGTAACATCATGGCGTTTTTATGACACCATTTATACGGAGCGCTTTATGCGAACCCCAGCCGAAAACCCCTCGGGTTATGATGACAACTCCCCCTTTAATTATCCGGAAAAATTGCAGGGTAAATACCTTTTGGTACATGGCTCGGGCGACGACAATGTGCATTTGCAGAATACTATGCGTATGGTCGAAGCCTTGATCCAGGCGAACAAACAATTCGAGTGGGCTATTTATCCCGATAAGAACCATGGCATTTATGGTGGAAATACTCGGATACATCTATTTAATAAAATGACCGATTTTATCCATGAAAATCTCGGAAAAGAAGTCGAGGGCAAAACCAGTATTACCGATCAGGCAGGACCGATCAAAGGATAA
- a CDS encoding peptide MFS transporter: MSDIINPQEGKIKFSHPKGLYVLFASEMWERFSYYGMRAILILFMTTDMAAEGLGLTTETAGAVYGLYTASVYLMTLPGGWLADNIFGQRKAVFYGGVLIMIGHLVLAIPGSPAIFFTGLGFVALGTGLLKGNISTLVGELYENEDGAKRDAGFSIFYMGINLGSFFGQIFVPLLAEYNWHLGFGLAAIGMFFGLVAYRVFAPKYLENIGMEPKVKSVPKTGKSNMSITYGIIAFIITLIFILQYFNYIDVTTATGIAEALGIIIVTITMGYFANILFNGGLSLLDKKKVFVIFILFVGIAIFWSGFEQAASSLNLFTRDFTDRFIWGWEMPAGMLQSFNSGFIIIFAPIVGALWVRLAARNINVRTPIKFAIGLILLALGFWVMVEAARVAASGAKAGMFALILTYFLHSIGELTISPVGLSATSKLSPKKYLGQMMGIWFVGAALGNLIAGLIGGNFDPENVLEMPNIFLNVVWVSVGAGLIFFAASPFIKKWMGDVT; the protein is encoded by the coding sequence ATGTCCGATATTATAAATCCTCAAGAAGGTAAAATTAAATTTAGTCACCCAAAGGGGTTGTATGTTTTGTTTGCCTCTGAAATGTGGGAGCGTTTTAGTTATTATGGTATGCGTGCCATACTTATTCTGTTTATGACCACGGATATGGCGGCCGAGGGCCTTGGCTTAACTACTGAAACAGCGGGTGCCGTGTATGGCCTTTATACAGCTTCAGTCTATTTAATGACCTTACCGGGTGGCTGGTTGGCGGATAATATTTTTGGGCAGCGAAAGGCTGTTTTTTATGGGGGAGTGCTTATTATGATAGGGCACTTAGTTCTTGCGATACCGGGATCGCCGGCAATATTTTTTACAGGTTTGGGTTTTGTTGCTTTGGGAACAGGTTTGCTGAAAGGAAACATAAGTACTTTAGTAGGCGAGCTTTACGAAAATGAGGATGGTGCCAAGCGTGATGCCGGATTTTCTATTTTCTATATGGGAATCAACTTGGGGTCCTTTTTTGGGCAAATATTCGTCCCGCTTTTAGCGGAGTACAATTGGCATTTAGGCTTCGGGCTTGCTGCAATCGGCATGTTTTTCGGCTTAGTTGCTTACAGGGTGTTTGCACCGAAATATCTTGAGAATATTGGAATGGAACCAAAGGTTAAATCGGTGCCCAAGACAGGTAAGTCAAATATGTCGATCACCTATGGAATAATTGCCTTTATAATTACATTGATATTTATTCTACAGTATTTCAATTATATTGATGTTACTACCGCTACCGGTATTGCCGAAGCTCTTGGCATTATCATTGTTACAATTACCATGGGGTATTTCGCCAATATTCTTTTTAATGGGGGATTATCTCTCCTAGACAAGAAAAAGGTATTCGTAATATTTATTCTTTTCGTAGGGATAGCCATTTTCTGGTCTGGCTTTGAACAAGCAGCATCTTCGTTAAACTTATTCACTAGAGATTTCACGGACCGTTTTATTTGGGGATGGGAAATGCCTGCGGGTATGCTACAATCCTTTAACTCAGGTTTTATAATCATATTTGCCCCAATTGTTGGAGCACTTTGGGTGAGATTAGCTGCAAGAAACATCAATGTGCGTACCCCCATTAAATTTGCCATCGGATTGATATTACTTGCATTGGGTTTCTGGGTCATGGTTGAAGCTGCACGGGTTGCAGCTAGTGGAGCCAAGGCAGGTATGTTCGCATTAATTCTAACGTATTTCTTGCATTCTATCGGGGAGTTGACTATTAGTCCGGTTGGTTTAAGTGCTACGAGCAAATTATCTCCAAAAAAATATTTAGGACAGATGATGGGTATTTGGTTTGTTGGTGCTGCTTTAGGCAACTTAATTGCGGGCCTAATCGGAGGTAATTTTGATCCAGAAAATGTTCTAGAAATGCCAAATATATTCCTTAACGTAGTATGGGTATCTGTTGGGGCTGGTCTGATATTTTTTGCTGCAAGTCCATTTATCAAAAAATGGATGGGAGATGTTACTTGA
- a CDS encoding ComEC/Rec2 family competence protein, whose translation MRLLRFIPIQLTLFLVFGIVLGNFFGFGIVVPLVGTLVFLAILGFLSYTDIRKTTPVFAFTTALLTISIGSLAISIANPKNLASHYTHTVNEGSHVFHLKVIEILKPTSFSNRYLATLKAVDGAYRTGKLLISMPTDTIKSSIQIDDELFIHGNLLEVNGPLNPHQFNYKSYMEDLGIFHQLRVGASGTVVVTPTSRTIYGRAAALRRHIISKLRKADFGEAELSIIQALLLGQRNDISEETYNDYKNAGAVHILAVSGLHIGILLLLLQFLLKPLELLPTGKTIKLVVIVSLLWGFALLAGFSASIIRAVTMFSFVAYAMTLNRPSNTFNILSLSMFFILLVIDPKLLFQVGFQMSYAAVFAIVWIYPLLQQLWYPRNIVVRKIWQLLSVSIAAQTGVLPISLYYFHQFPGLFFISNLLIVPALGIIFGIGILVILLALCNRLPNQLTTLYDMLIRWMNTIIAWVAEQEAFVFQHISFDAVQLVLAYGLLIGGLVFLTKPAFKKAVVAAVAMIGFQGYIMYVTYQTKEEEALLVLHQTANSVLLHQAGAALSVFSKDSSKIDRMVADYRTAERIASINNKPLSNSYKWKNNSVLIIDSTGVYPQTPIDYLLLTESPQINLERLIDSLRPKRIIADGSNFRSYAARWKQTCLNRKLPFHYTGEKGAYYFE comes from the coding sequence ATGCGTTTGCTCCGCTTCATCCCGATTCAACTTACGCTTTTTCTGGTTTTCGGGATTGTTTTGGGGAACTTTTTCGGTTTTGGGATTGTCGTGCCCCTTGTAGGTACGCTGGTTTTTTTAGCTATTCTAGGTTTTCTTTCTTATACGGATATCCGTAAAACAACACCCGTCTTCGCTTTCACTACTGCTCTACTTACCATTAGCATCGGTAGTTTGGCCATTTCCATCGCAAACCCTAAAAATCTGGCCAGTCATTATACACACACGGTCAACGAGGGAAGCCACGTATTTCATCTCAAAGTTATCGAAATACTTAAACCGACTTCGTTCTCGAACAGATACTTGGCGACGCTCAAAGCAGTTGATGGTGCGTATAGAACGGGAAAATTGTTGATCAGCATGCCGACCGATACCATAAAAAGTTCAATTCAAATAGATGATGAGTTGTTCATACATGGTAATCTACTGGAAGTCAATGGCCCATTAAATCCGCATCAGTTCAACTATAAATCCTATATGGAAGATTTGGGCATCTTTCATCAATTGCGGGTTGGGGCGTCTGGAACGGTCGTTGTGACGCCGACGTCCAGAACCATTTATGGGCGGGCCGCCGCACTGCGACGGCACATCATTTCCAAATTGCGGAAAGCCGATTTTGGGGAAGCAGAACTTTCAATTATTCAAGCGTTGCTATTGGGACAACGGAATGATATTTCCGAAGAAACCTATAACGACTATAAAAATGCCGGTGCCGTTCATATTTTGGCGGTATCGGGACTACATATTGGCATCTTACTGCTACTTCTGCAGTTCCTGCTCAAACCCTTGGAGCTACTCCCAACGGGAAAAACGATAAAACTCGTTGTTATCGTTAGCCTGTTATGGGGTTTCGCCCTTCTAGCCGGATTCTCCGCCTCCATCATACGCGCGGTAACCATGTTTTCGTTCGTTGCCTACGCCATGACGTTGAACAGGCCAAGCAACACCTTCAACATTCTATCGTTGAGCATGTTCTTTATTTTGCTGGTTATCGACCCCAAGCTCTTGTTTCAGGTCGGTTTTCAGATGAGCTACGCTGCTGTTTTTGCCATTGTTTGGATTTACCCCTTATTACAGCAATTATGGTACCCCCGAAACATTGTGGTGCGCAAAATATGGCAATTGCTATCGGTCAGTATTGCTGCACAGACAGGCGTTCTACCGATCAGTCTATATTATTTTCATCAATTCCCAGGCTTGTTCTTTATCTCGAACCTGTTGATCGTTCCCGCGCTGGGAATCATTTTCGGCATAGGGATACTCGTCATCCTACTGGCCCTTTGTAATAGGCTGCCCAACCAGTTAACAACCCTTTACGACATGCTAATCCGTTGGATGAATACCATCATAGCATGGGTTGCCGAGCAGGAGGCCTTTGTGTTTCAACACATCTCATTTGATGCGGTGCAATTGGTTTTGGCCTATGGCCTTCTGATCGGCGGTCTCGTCTTTCTGACCAAACCTGCCTTCAAAAAAGCTGTCGTCGCGGCTGTCGCGATGATCGGTTTTCAAGGGTATATTATGTACGTTACCTATCAAACTAAAGAAGAGGAAGCGCTACTGGTACTGCATCAAACGGCCAATTCGGTGCTGCTCCATCAAGCGGGCGCAGCTTTGTCCGTTTTTTCCAAAGACAGTTCCAAAATCGACCGTATGGTAGCCGATTACCGAACCGCTGAGCGCATAGCTTCCATCAATAACAAACCGCTTTCGAACAGCTACAAATGGAAAAACAATTCAGTACTGATTATCGATAGTACGGGAGTCTATCCACAAACACCTATCGATTATCTGCTCCTAACTGAATCTCCCCAAATAAATCTAGAACGGCTTATCGATTCGCTACGCCCCAAACGGATCATAGCCGATGGGAGCAATTTCCGAAGTTACGCAGCCCGCTGGAAGCAAACCTGTCTAAATAGAAAACTCCCTTTTCACTACACAGGCGAAAAGGGAGCTTATTATTTTGAATAG